CCGCTCCCTCCCCTCGAAGGCGGCGTTAGCCCTCGCCGTCCGCTCGATCATGATGTCGGCCCGATGGCCGTCGACCCCAAACTCGATGGCTATTCTGGCTATATTTCGGAGCTCGCCCCTCCCGACGGCGACCCTGGGGAGGGCCTTCTTGGCGGCGACGATCCGGGATGTGAGTTTCCTATTCTCGGCCTCAAACCCCTCCCTGAACTTGGCGGGATCCTCGGAGAAGGCGTTGCTCCTCTCGATGATCTCCACCCGCTGCTCGACGTCGGATATTCCCTCCACCTCCACCTGGAGGGCGATCCTGTCCAGAAGCTGGGGACGGAGCTCCCCCTCCTCCGGGTTCATCGACCCGACGATGATGAAGCTCGCGGGGTGGCTGGCGCTGACCCCCTCCCGCTCGACGACGTTCATCCCCATGGCGGCGGCGTCGAGGAGGGCGTCGACGACGTAGTCGTCGAGGAGGTTGATCTCGTCGACGTAGAGGATGCCACGGTTCGCCTCCGCCAGGACCCCGGGCTCAAAGGCCCTCTCCCCCCCCCGGAGGGCCCGCTCCATGTCCAGGGACCCCACCACCCGGTCCTCCGTCGCCCCGACGGGGAGGTCGACGACCCGCATCGGCCTCAACTCCGTCGGCAAAACCCCCTCCGCCAGCCGCTCGGCGCACTCCCAGCAGAGCTTCTCCCCATCCCGGGGATCGCAGCCGAACCTGCAGCCCACCACCACCTCGATCTCCGGCAGGACCTCGGCGAGACCCCGGACGGCCGTCGACTTCGCTGTCCCCTTCTCTCCCCGGATCAGGACCCCCC
The sequence above is drawn from the Methanothrix harundinacea 6Ac genome and encodes:
- a CDS encoding ATP-binding protein, whose amino-acid sequence is MKILRITGVIRERGSSPGSASEAGSGGAPDSISDPTMRGSSAKNERRGRGGRDPAASKAPDRSGWPESTAAESGTSGSFALHLARSKRLLYPFAAIVGQEKMKRALILNAINPSIGGVLIRGEKGTAKSTAVRGLAEVLPEIEVVVGCRFGCDPRDGEKLCWECAERLAEGVLPTELRPMRVVDLPVGATEDRVVGSLDMERALRGGERAFEPGVLAEANRGILYVDEINLLDDYVVDALLDAAAMGMNVVEREGVSASHPASFIIVGSMNPEEGELRPQLLDRIALQVEVEGISDVEQRVEIIERSNAFSEDPAKFREGFEAENRKLTSRIVAAKKALPRVAVGRGELRNIARIAIEFGVDGHRADIMIERTARANAAFEGRERVEAADIVAAAEMVLPHRMRKTPFDEGDYSPERLRSLVG